A window of the Lolium perenne isolate Kyuss_39 chromosome 7, Kyuss_2.0, whole genome shotgun sequence genome harbors these coding sequences:
- the LOC127300952 gene encoding uncharacterized protein — MPAAVTRPPPPGFFTFLKHGVLLPARHGRLFLPLLALTAALAAGLLLANSLAVQPLAAAVLLDANAISRAHPASASYPGLVRTLNRDLRRLLLDVGACLLAALLAGSAIKIATVYAAVAAFSAPERPTASAVLAGARANFLGPALTVAFGYALEVACAAAIVALAALTVYLLDYSLLLLFLDALLVLLASLFLVYLTVVCAVAVVVSAAEPDRRGPAAVSRAWRLMQRKNAQAVLYVVATCALGAAVSPMYTLALRRWPKSAWTGVAAGVAYVLLLGAVEVFSVAALTAYYFECRESKEEEDEMARHRYAKLPNGDEANI; from the coding sequence ATGCCGGCGGCCGTCACCCGACCGCCGCCACCGGGCTTCTTCACTTTTCTCAAGCACGGCGTCCTCCTTCCGGCGCGCCACGGTCGGCTCTTCCTGCCGCTCCTCGCCCTCACCGCCGCCCTCGCCGCGGGGCTCCTCCTCGCCAACTCCCTCGCCGTGcagcccctcgccgccgccgtgctCCTCGACGCCAACGCCATCAGCCGCGCCCACCCGGCCAGCGCCTCCTACCCGGGCCTCGTCAGGACGCTCAACCGCGACCTCAGGCGCCTCCTGCTCGACGTCGGCGCCTGCCTCCTCGCCGCCCTGCTCGCCGGCTCCGCGATCAAGATAGCCACCGTctacgccgccgtcgccgccttctCCGCCCCCGAGCGCCCCACCGCGTCCGCCGTCCTCGCCGGCGCGCGGGCCAACTTCCTGGGCCCCGCCCTCACCGTCGCCTTCGGGTACGCCCTCGAGGTCGcctgcgccgccgccatcgtcgccCTGGCGGCGCTCACCGTCTACCTCCTCGACTACTCCCTGCTGCTCCTCTTCCTCGACGCGCTGCTCGTGCTCCTCGCCTCGCTCTTCCTCGTCTACCTCACCGTCGTctgcgccgtcgccgtcgtcgtctcgGCGGCCGAGCCCGACCGCCGCGGCCCCGCCGCGGTCTCCCGCGCCTGGCGCCTCATGCAGAGGAAGAACGCGCAGGCCGTGCTCTACGTCGTCGCCACCTGCGCGCTCGGCGCCGCGGTCTCGCCCATGTACACGCTCGCGCTCAGGCGCTGGCCCAAGAGCGCGTGGACCGGGGTGGCCGCCGGCGTCGCCTACGTCCTCCTGCTCGGCGCCGTCGAGGTCTTCTCCGTCGCGGCGCTCACCGCATACTACTTCGAGTGCAGGGAGAGcaaagaggaggaagacgagatgGCGCGTCACAGATACGCAAAGCTGCCCAATGGAGACGAAGCAAATATTTGA